A genomic segment from Geitlerinema sp. PCC 7407 encodes:
- a CDS encoding protochlorophyllide reductase: protein MGHDRKSTVVITGASSGVGLYAAKAMAKRGWHVVMACRDLAKAEKAAQEVGISKDSYTLLHIDLGSLDSVRKFVNDFRATGKSLDALVCNAAVYMPLLKEPMRSPEGYELSVATNHFGHFLLCNLMLEDLKKSPADDKRLVILGTVTANSKELGGKIPIPAPADLGDLQGLEAGFKAPIAMIDGKPFKAGKAYKDSKLCNMITVRELHRRYHNETGITFTSLYPGCVADTPLFRNSYPLFQKIFPWFQKNITGGYVSQELAGERVAQVVADPEFRQSGAHWSWGNRQKKEGKSFVQELSNQASDDAKAQKMWDLSAKLVGLA from the coding sequence ATGGGACACGATCGGAAGTCAACAGTTGTGATTACCGGAGCCTCCTCGGGGGTTGGGTTATACGCCGCCAAAGCCATGGCCAAGCGGGGCTGGCACGTCGTCATGGCCTGCCGCGATCTCGCAAAGGCTGAAAAAGCTGCCCAAGAAGTCGGTATCTCCAAGGACAGCTACACCCTCCTGCACATTGACCTCGGCTCCCTCGACAGTGTGCGCAAGTTTGTCAATGACTTCAGAGCCACCGGCAAATCCCTAGACGCCCTCGTCTGCAACGCCGCAGTCTACATGCCCCTGCTCAAGGAGCCCATGCGCAGCCCCGAGGGCTACGAGCTCAGCGTTGCGACCAACCACTTTGGGCACTTCCTGCTGTGCAATCTCATGCTGGAAGACCTCAAGAAATCTCCGGCTGACGATAAGCGTCTCGTGATCCTCGGCACCGTCACCGCCAACTCCAAAGAACTCGGCGGCAAGATTCCTATCCCGGCCCCCGCTGATCTGGGCGATCTCCAAGGCCTCGAAGCTGGCTTCAAAGCGCCGATCGCCATGATCGACGGTAAGCCATTCAAGGCCGGTAAAGCCTACAAAGACAGCAAGCTCTGCAATATGATCACCGTTCGTGAACTGCACCGGCGGTATCACAACGAAACGGGTATCACCTTCACCTCCCTCTATCCGGGCTGTGTGGCTGATACGCCCCTCTTCCGCAACAGCTACCCCCTCTTCCAGAAGATCTTCCCGTGGTTCCAGAAAAATATCACGGGGGGCTATGTGTCCCAGGAGCTCGCAGGGGAGCGGGTTGCTCAGGTAGTCGCCGATCCGGAGTTCCGGCAGTCCGGCGCCCACTGGAGCTGGGGCAACCGCCAAAAGAAAGAAGGAAAATCCTTCGTGCAGGAGCTATCGAACCAAGCCAGTGACGACGCCAAAGCCCAGAAGATGTGGGACCTGAGCGCCAAACTGGTGGGTTTGGCCTAA
- a CDS encoding amidohydrolase family protein: MASILISGGTILTSDDEGRVIDQGYIILRDRHIVEVAEGSPHPATVQAVDQVVDAQGMLVCPGFINAHTHLCMILGRSLGSDRALLHWLSDSQIPLMQAFKPEDYAISMELGALENLKAGNTTICEVFFSPHYDQGVDEIAVNSLDRTGIRTVFFRCSNDETFLQGFDGFIETREEIVQRSEHLICRCQNHRTQIGLGPLIPWGSTPGAFMDAVQLSQEKQVHLHLHTAETPEYNDLVRQRTGKSNVEMLADVGALGDRVMLNHCVHLSEQDMDLIAQTGTHVIHDPTSNMILASGVAPVPELRQKGVNVGLACDGPACNNTQDMIQVMKDAALLHKVVTRQPEVLVAQDVFRMATRGGAKSIGMADSLGSLHPGFLADIILIDTQVPHMTPLHDPVATLVYSARGSDVTTVIVDGRIVMRDRQVLTVDEEAVLAKARERAMKARRRANL; encoded by the coding sequence ATGGCGAGCATTTTGATCTCAGGCGGCACGATTTTGACCAGCGATGATGAAGGGCGAGTGATTGATCAAGGCTACATCATCCTTCGCGATCGCCATATTGTAGAAGTTGCCGAAGGCTCTCCCCATCCCGCCACGGTCCAAGCGGTCGACCAGGTAGTAGACGCCCAGGGAATGCTGGTCTGCCCGGGATTTATCAATGCTCACACCCATCTGTGCATGATCCTGGGGCGATCGCTCGGCAGCGATCGCGCTCTGCTGCACTGGCTTTCAGACTCCCAGATCCCTCTGATGCAGGCCTTCAAGCCCGAGGACTACGCCATCAGCATGGAGCTGGGTGCCCTCGAAAATCTCAAAGCTGGCAACACCACCATTTGCGAGGTGTTTTTTAGCCCCCACTATGACCAAGGCGTGGATGAAATCGCCGTCAATAGTCTCGATCGCACCGGAATCCGCACCGTCTTCTTTCGCTGCTCCAATGATGAGACTTTCTTGCAGGGCTTTGATGGCTTTATCGAGACCCGCGAAGAGATTGTCCAGCGCTCCGAGCACCTGATTTGTCGCTGCCAAAATCACCGCACTCAGATTGGTCTAGGGCCACTAATTCCCTGGGGTTCGACGCCGGGTGCCTTCATGGATGCTGTGCAGCTCTCCCAGGAGAAGCAGGTTCATCTCCATCTCCACACCGCAGAAACGCCGGAATATAACGATCTGGTGCGTCAGCGGACCGGCAAAAGCAATGTGGAAATGCTGGCGGATGTCGGGGCTCTGGGCGATCGCGTCATGCTCAACCACTGCGTCCATCTCTCTGAGCAAGACATGGATCTGATCGCCCAGACAGGCACCCACGTGATCCACGACCCCACCAGCAATATGATCCTCGCGTCGGGCGTAGCGCCGGTCCCCGAGCTGCGCCAGAAGGGCGTCAACGTCGGCCTCGCCTGCGACGGCCCCGCCTGCAATAACACCCAGGACATGATCCAGGTGATGAAAGATGCCGCGCTGCTGCACAAGGTCGTCACCCGCCAGCCGGAGGTGCTGGTCGCCCAAGATGTCTTTCGTATGGCCACTCGCGGCGGTGCCAAGTCCATCGGCATGGCTGACTCTCTGGGCAGCCTTCATCCGGGATTCCTGGCCGATATCATCCTGATTGATACCCAGGTGCCCCACATGACGCCTCTGCACGACCCCGTGGCGACGCTGGTGTACTCGGCGCGGGGCTCAGATGTGACGACGGTGATCGTCGATGGCCGGATCGTCATGCGCGATCGCCAGGTTCTCACCGTCGACGAAGAGGCGGTCCTCGCCAAGGCCCGAGAGCGAGCGATGAAGGCCCGCCGCCGCGCTAATCTCTAA
- a CDS encoding ATP-binding sensor histidine kinase, with product MQTYPFPTISGYCLVETLYESPRTILYRAVREADQRPVVLKSLKREYPSLRELLHLKNQYGIAKHLEGDRFVQIYGLERYRNGYVLVMADDGSISLSQYAAAQPLDLEIFFAIALQMTEVLESLYQHHIIHRDIKPDNILIHPVTRHIKLIDFSIASLLPRESQEMPIPQTLESSLAYLAPEQTGRMNRGIDYRADFYSLGVTFYELLTGQIPFNFEDPMEMVHAHLARQPIPIHQLRPAVPEGLSAVVTRLLAKNAEDRYQSATGLRHDLLHCQQVYQQSGLVPLFELGERDRSDRFTIPEKLYGRDAEVKTLLSAFERVSLGTTEVMLVTGASGIGKTAVIHEIHKPILRQRGYFIQGKFDQFQHNIPFYALVQAFEDLMEQLLSESDAQIEQWKREILQALGDSAQVIIDVLPELGVILGPQPPVPPLTGDAAQTRFNRLLQKFIQLFATPDHPLVMFIDDLQWADNPSLQLLQTLLGKAETPYLLVIGAYRDREVGESHPLREAIAQIEKAGTMLHRLHLEPLQPADLNQMIADALLCSAETAGPLTQVMYQQTRGNPFFSTQLLRALAEDGLVRFSPEMGGWQYDIAAIHNLMMSDDVVEFVSTQLQRLPAATQKVLQLAACIGNQFDLATLAIVHEKTPRDTATDLWRAIQEGLIVPRNENYKVFQPLPQGGLPDWEDSAIAYKFLHDRVQQAAYSLIFADECCLTHLKIGQQLLRNTPPQQFEERIFEIVNQLNMGLELLTEPSEREQLAQLNLTASRKAKGATAYEPADRYLQAALMLLPPTAWQEHYALMLDVYLEAIEAAYLMTDFGRAEQLVEQARQGVTDPLDQVKITAKQLLILIAQNQLSTVLAIARPALADLDVTLPDPDTAPQDLVAQLHQEMRDRGLTAIEDLADLPAMSEPAKQEAMRILTILFAPVLIGYPHLMPLLAAKMVELCIRHGNSPLAAFAYVFYGWLLCGVLGDIESGYRFGQLGVSILEHFAVSEINCKVEEVFAGFVKHWKDPLETTLEALRKSFQSALEVGDLEYAGYSGTIYCHNLFFVGYPLAAVTQEQAKYISFMRQNKQAFLILHTGIIHQLALQLTDPAAPRDRLMGKGFDVQKHLPMLQESQTVMSLFSVYSCQAILNYLFGNYDRAQDYSQQAEPYVVAVGGMNLSAEYYFYRGLILLAGYLALAPGDRPAALAAIAVCQQKVQGWAEHAPTNYQAKADLLQAERYRVEAQPWQAAEWYDRAIQRAQGAGYIHEEAIACERAAEFYLACGREKLAQVYLIDAYYAYERWGAAAKVADLEARYGQWLSPILQSPPGSLLASGLEALPEQNSRSTTADSLDLLSVIKAAQTLSSEIRLDSLLTALIEVVLENAGAEKCVLMLPHAEEWRIEGIAIAPQTGQKSITVLQSVPVSQSDQVPVSLVNYVRRTQEEMVLENAAHRLTWADDAYIARRKPQSVACLPILHRGQIAGILYLENNQCAGAFTSDRIQFINLLSAQAAISLQNARFYQQSQDYAQKLEDSIRELQAMQIQLVQSEKMSALGGLVAGVAHEINNPVGFIAGNLTPARNYVDDLLGLIDLYQETFPEPGPDILEEIEAMDLNYIKEDLPKLLASMREGVNRIRSISMSLRTFSRADSDRQTPFQLHDGLESTILILKHRLKANGTRPAVEIVREYGDLPPIRCFPGQINQVFMNLLANAIDALEESNRDRTFEDLQKNPNRITIRTELHSPQVVIRIQDNGPGISEEIRDRIFDHLFTTKAVGQGTGLGLAIAHQIVVDKHQGTLEVSSLAGGGAEFTITLPVQGVV from the coding sequence ATGCAGACCTATCCCTTCCCCACTATTTCAGGCTACTGTCTGGTCGAGACGCTCTATGAGAGTCCTCGCACCATTCTTTATCGCGCGGTGCGGGAAGCGGATCAGCGGCCAGTGGTTCTCAAAAGCCTCAAGCGAGAATATCCCAGCCTGCGAGAGCTGCTGCATCTCAAAAATCAGTATGGCATTGCCAAGCATCTAGAGGGCGATCGCTTTGTCCAAATCTATGGTTTGGAGCGATATCGAAACGGCTATGTGCTGGTAATGGCCGATGATGGCAGCATTTCTCTAAGTCAGTATGCAGCGGCTCAGCCATTGGATCTAGAGATATTTTTTGCGATCGCCTTACAGATGACTGAGGTGCTCGAATCTCTCTATCAGCATCACATTATTCATAGAGATATCAAACCCGATAATATTCTGATTCATCCGGTTACCCGCCACATCAAGCTGATTGACTTTAGCATTGCCTCTTTGCTGCCCCGAGAAAGCCAGGAAATGCCCATTCCGCAGACGCTAGAGAGCAGCCTGGCCTATCTCGCGCCTGAACAAACAGGGCGAATGAATCGGGGCATTGACTATCGCGCCGACTTTTATTCCCTAGGCGTTACGTTCTATGAGCTGCTGACGGGCCAGATCCCCTTCAACTTCGAAGATCCCATGGAGATGGTCCATGCCCATCTGGCGCGCCAGCCCATCCCCATCCACCAGCTGCGTCCGGCGGTCCCGGAGGGGCTCTCGGCGGTGGTGACCCGGCTGTTGGCCAAAAATGCGGAGGATCGCTACCAGAGCGCAACGGGGCTGCGGCACGATTTGCTGCACTGCCAACAGGTCTATCAGCAATCGGGACTGGTGCCACTTTTTGAGCTGGGGGAGCGCGATCGCAGCGATCGCTTCACGATCCCAGAGAAGCTCTACGGCCGCGACGCTGAGGTAAAAACCCTGCTGTCTGCCTTCGAGCGCGTGAGTCTGGGCACCACCGAAGTGATGTTGGTGACGGGCGCTTCGGGCATCGGCAAGACCGCTGTGATCCACGAAATCCACAAGCCGATTTTGCGCCAGCGGGGATATTTCATTCAGGGAAAGTTCGATCAGTTCCAGCACAATATCCCGTTTTACGCCCTGGTCCAGGCCTTCGAAGATCTGATGGAGCAGCTGCTGAGCGAAAGCGACGCCCAGATCGAGCAGTGGAAGCGTGAGATCCTCCAGGCCCTGGGAGACAGCGCTCAGGTCATTATCGATGTGCTGCCGGAGCTGGGGGTGATCCTCGGTCCCCAGCCGCCGGTGCCGCCGCTGACGGGGGATGCGGCCCAAACGCGGTTTAATCGGCTGCTGCAAAAGTTCATCCAGCTGTTTGCCACGCCGGATCATCCACTGGTGATGTTTATTGATGATCTTCAGTGGGCCGATAATCCTTCGCTCCAGCTTTTGCAGACTCTGCTGGGCAAGGCTGAGACCCCCTATCTGCTGGTGATCGGGGCCTATCGGGATCGGGAGGTGGGCGAATCTCACCCCCTGCGAGAGGCGATCGCGCAAATCGAGAAGGCGGGCACCATGCTCCATCGGCTGCACCTTGAGCCGCTCCAGCCCGCCGATCTCAACCAAATGATTGCTGACGCTTTGCTGTGCTCGGCGGAGACCGCAGGGCCGCTGACCCAGGTGATGTATCAGCAGACGCGGGGCAATCCTTTCTTTTCCACTCAGCTGCTGCGGGCGCTGGCCGAAGACGGTTTGGTGCGCTTTAGCCCGGAGATGGGCGGCTGGCAGTATGACATTGCAGCTATCCACAATCTCATGATGAGTGATGATGTGGTGGAGTTTGTCTCGACGCAGCTCCAGCGCCTGCCCGCCGCGACGCAAAAGGTGCTTCAGCTGGCGGCCTGCATTGGGAATCAGTTTGATCTGGCGACGCTGGCGATCGTCCATGAAAAGACGCCAAGAGACACCGCGACGGACCTGTGGCGCGCCATTCAAGAGGGGCTGATAGTCCCGCGCAACGAAAACTACAAGGTCTTTCAGCCCCTGCCCCAGGGGGGCTTGCCCGACTGGGAAGACAGCGCGATCGCCTACAAGTTTCTCCACGATCGCGTCCAGCAGGCTGCCTACAGCTTGATTTTCGCCGATGAGTGCTGCCTGACTCATCTCAAGATCGGTCAGCAGCTGCTGCGCAACACGCCGCCTCAGCAGTTCGAAGAGCGCATCTTTGAGATCGTGAATCAGCTCAATATGGGGCTGGAGCTGTTGACTGAGCCATCGGAGCGAGAGCAGTTAGCACAGCTCAATCTCACGGCCAGCCGGAAGGCCAAGGGCGCAACGGCCTATGAACCTGCCGATCGCTATCTCCAGGCTGCCCTCATGCTCCTCCCCCCGACGGCTTGGCAAGAGCACTATGCGCTCATGCTCGATGTGTACCTTGAAGCCATTGAAGCCGCCTATTTGATGACGGATTTTGGGCGGGCGGAGCAGCTGGTCGAGCAGGCTCGCCAGGGGGTGACCGACCCCCTCGACCAGGTCAAGATCACCGCCAAGCAGCTGCTGATTTTAATTGCGCAAAATCAGCTATCGACGGTTTTGGCGATCGCTCGCCCCGCCCTGGCTGACCTCGACGTCACCCTGCCCGATCCGGACACCGCTCCCCAGGACCTAGTCGCGCAGCTTCACCAGGAGATGCGCGATCGCGGCCTCACCGCCATTGAGGATCTCGCCGATCTGCCTGCCATGAGCGAGCCGGCCAAACAAGAGGCCATGCGAATTTTGACGATTTTGTTTGCGCCAGTGCTGATCGGCTATCCCCATCTGATGCCACTGCTGGCTGCCAAAATGGTGGAGCTTTGCATTCGCCACGGCAACTCTCCTCTGGCTGCCTTTGCCTATGTCTTTTATGGCTGGCTGCTGTGCGGCGTGCTGGGGGATATCGAGTCTGGATATCGGTTTGGTCAGCTGGGGGTGAGCATTTTGGAGCACTTTGCGGTGAGCGAAATTAACTGCAAAGTGGAAGAGGTTTTTGCTGGGTTTGTCAAACACTGGAAAGATCCTCTGGAAACGACGCTGGAGGCCCTCCGAAAGTCTTTCCAGTCAGCCCTTGAGGTGGGCGATCTCGAGTATGCCGGCTACAGCGGCACTATCTACTGCCACAATCTCTTTTTTGTGGGCTATCCCTTGGCCGCTGTCACCCAGGAGCAGGCAAAATATATCAGCTTCATGCGCCAAAATAAACAGGCGTTTTTGATCCTGCATACCGGCATTATTCATCAGCTAGCGCTGCAGCTGACCGATCCAGCCGCGCCGCGCGATCGCCTGATGGGCAAGGGGTTTGACGTCCAAAAGCATCTCCCCATGCTCCAAGAGAGCCAGACTGTTATGTCTCTCTTTTCGGTCTATAGCTGCCAGGCTATTTTGAACTATCTCTTTGGCAATTACGATCGGGCCCAGGACTATAGTCAGCAGGCTGAGCCCTATGTGGTGGCTGTGGGCGGCATGAATCTTTCTGCGGAGTATTACTTTTATCGGGGGCTGATTTTGCTGGCGGGGTATCTGGCCCTGGCCCCAGGCGATCGTCCCGCAGCGCTGGCGGCGATCGCGGTCTGTCAGCAAAAAGTTCAGGGCTGGGCCGAGCACGCCCCCACCAACTATCAGGCCAAAGCTGACCTGCTCCAGGCCGAACGCTATCGAGTGGAGGCGCAACCCTGGCAGGCCGCTGAGTGGTACGATCGCGCCATCCAGAGAGCCCAGGGCGCAGGGTATATCCATGAGGAGGCGATCGCCTGTGAGCGAGCCGCCGAATTTTATCTCGCCTGTGGCCGCGAAAAGCTGGCTCAGGTCTATCTAATTGATGCTTATTACGCCTATGAGCGCTGGGGAGCCGCCGCCAAGGTGGCAGACCTAGAAGCGCGCTACGGTCAGTGGCTCTCCCCGATTTTGCAAAGTCCACCGGGTTCCCTTTTGGCCTCTGGTCTAGAAGCCCTCCCAGAGCAAAATAGCCGCAGCACCACGGCCGACTCTCTCGATCTTTTGTCCGTGATCAAGGCCGCTCAGACTCTCTCCAGCGAGATTCGGCTCGATAGTCTTCTCACCGCTTTGATCGAAGTTGTGCTCGAAAACGCCGGTGCCGAGAAGTGCGTGCTGATGCTGCCCCACGCGGAGGAGTGGCGCATCGAAGGCATTGCGATCGCCCCCCAAACGGGCCAAAAATCTATTACCGTTTTGCAGTCTGTTCCGGTGAGCCAGAGCGATCAGGTGCCGGTGAGCCTCGTCAATTATGTCCGGCGTACCCAAGAAGAGATGGTGCTGGAAAACGCTGCCCACAGGCTAACTTGGGCAGATGACGCGTATATTGCTCGCCGGAAGCCCCAGAGTGTTGCGTGTTTGCCCATTCTCCATCGCGGTCAGATTGCAGGCATTCTCTATTTGGAAAATAACCAGTGCGCTGGCGCATTCACGAGCGATCGCATTCAGTTTATCAACCTGCTGAGCGCCCAGGCCGCGATCTCGCTCCAAAATGCCCGCTTTTATCAGCAGTCTCAGGACTATGCCCAAAAGCTAGAAGACTCGATTCGCGAGCTGCAAGCGATGCAGATCCAGCTTGTGCAGAGTGAGAAAATGTCGGCTTTGGGCGGCTTGGTGGCGGGGGTGGCCCACGAGATCAACAATCCGGTGGGTTTCATCGCTGGCAATCTCACTCCTGCGCGGAACTATGTCGACGATCTGCTCGGCCTGATCGATCTCTATCAGGAAACCTTTCCAGAGCCAGGGCCCGATATTCTCGAAGAGATCGAGGCCATGGATCTGAACTATATCAAAGAAGATTTGCCCAAGCTCTTGGCGTCTATGCGGGAGGGCGTAAACCGGATTCGCAGCATCAGCATGAGTCTGCGCACCTTCTCGCGGGCAGACAGCGATCGCCAGACGCCCTTTCAGCTTCACGATGGCCTAGAGAGCACCATCTTGATCCTCAAGCACCGCCTGAAAGCCAACGGAACTCGCCCTGCGGTGGAGATTGTGCGAGAGTATGGCGATCTGCCGCCGATTCGCTGCTTTCCTGGCCAGATCAATCAGGTCTTTATGAATCTCCTGGCCAATGCCATTGATGCTCTTGAAGAGTCCAACCGCGATCGCACCTTTGAAGATCTGCAAAAAAATCCCAACCGGATCACCATCCGCACAGAGCTCCATTCTCCCCAGGTGGTGATTCGCATTCAGGACAACGGTCCGGGTATCTCTGAGGAAATCCGCGATCGGATTTTTGATCATCTTTTTACGACCAAAGCGGTGGGCCAAGGGACAGGACTCGGTCTAGCGATCGCCCATCAAATCGTCGTCGACAAGCACCAGGGAACCCTCGAAGTCTCGTCTCTGGCGGGCGGCGGCGCTGAGTTTACCATCACGCTGCCTGTCCAGGGAGTTGTCTGA
- a CDS encoding HhoA/HhoB/HtrA family serine endopeptidase, protein MDHLHTHSFRDGTSPVKRIATGLSLMLLGAGAATVGLYGMQSSRVSAWTQSIAQLPQAEPREAAPIAPISANSNFVSQVVQQAGPAVVRINASRTVHTELPEAFRDPAFRRFFGAEIPEGPSEEIQRGIGSGFILDQSGHILTNAHVVAGADSVEVTLKDGRTLQGKVLGSDPVTDVAVVKVEATGLPSVRLSDSEAIQPGEWAIAIGNPLGLDNTVTVGIVSATGRSSGQVGIPDKRVDFIQTDAAINPGNSGGPLLNSRGEVIGVNTAIIQGAQGIGFAIPISTAKQIADQLIATGRAEHTYLGIQMVTLTPDVQRELANTTDLPFTVRADTGILVTNVVPGSPATQAGLQAGDVITTVDGQSVKDAAEIQKLVSQQKVGDEVKLQVQRGDRSLGLTARLGTLPAQPSS, encoded by the coding sequence ATGGATCATCTGCATACCCACTCATTTCGTGACGGCACGTCCCCGGTCAAACGCATTGCAACGGGGCTGTCGTTGATGCTGTTGGGGGCAGGCGCCGCAACCGTTGGCCTCTATGGAATGCAAAGTTCCCGGGTCTCGGCGTGGACCCAGTCGATCGCCCAGCTTCCTCAGGCGGAGCCGCGAGAGGCCGCGCCGATCGCGCCGATCTCCGCCAACAGCAACTTCGTTAGTCAAGTTGTCCAGCAGGCAGGACCCGCCGTTGTCCGTATCAACGCCTCTCGCACCGTTCACACAGAACTGCCAGAAGCCTTTCGCGACCCGGCTTTTCGGCGCTTCTTTGGGGCTGAAATTCCCGAGGGGCCGTCTGAAGAGATTCAGCGCGGCATTGGTTCGGGCTTCATTCTCGATCAGTCTGGCCACATCCTCACCAATGCCCACGTTGTGGCGGGAGCAGACTCCGTCGAAGTCACCCTCAAAGACGGGCGCACGCTCCAGGGTAAGGTACTCGGAAGCGATCCGGTGACCGATGTGGCAGTGGTCAAGGTGGAGGCGACTGGTTTGCCGTCCGTCCGCCTCAGCGACTCGGAGGCGATCCAGCCCGGAGAGTGGGCGATCGCCATTGGCAATCCCCTGGGCCTCGACAACACCGTCACTGTGGGGATCGTCAGCGCCACCGGGCGATCCAGCGGCCAAGTCGGCATCCCGGACAAGCGAGTCGACTTTATCCAGACCGACGCCGCCATCAACCCCGGCAACTCCGGCGGCCCTCTCCTCAACAGCCGCGGCGAGGTGATCGGGGTCAACACGGCGATCATTCAGGGAGCCCAGGGCATCGGTTTTGCGATTCCGATTAGTACTGCCAAGCAGATCGCCGATCAGCTCATCGCCACGGGCCGGGCCGAGCACACCTATCTGGGGATCCAAATGGTGACTCTGACGCCGGATGTGCAGCGCGAGCTTGCCAACACGACGGATCTTCCCTTCACGGTCCGCGCCGACACTGGGATTTTGGTAACCAACGTTGTGCCGGGCTCCCCAGCGACTCAAGCCGGCCTGCAGGCCGGGGATGTGATAACGACGGTGGATGGTCAATCAGTGAAGGATGCAGCCGAGATTCAGAAGCTGGTGTCGCAGCAAAAAGTAGGCGACGAGGTGAAGCTCCAGGTCCAAAGAGGCGATCGCTCTCTTGGCCTCACGGCTCGCCTGGGGACACTGCCTGCCCAGCCCAGCTCCTAA